The nucleotide sequence atatatatatatatatataggaaaaggatcatgtgagaagtgatatgctagttgagaaacttgagaagcattctggaccacacatttttctaagcctttcgtaatatacacatatgtatagtttaaaattgactatatacatatgtgtataactcaatatacatatatgtatatagtcaattttaaactatacatatgtgtatattacgaaatgcttagaaaaatgtgtggtccagaatgcttctcaagtttctcatatagggtggacttctcttaggatccctaccctatatatatatatatatatatatatatatatatatatatatatatatatatgagtgatCACGAATAgtgatttaaaatttaaaaataatatatacctttttaatattttattattttcatattataatagttgtaattatattttcttctttaacgttattttccttttttttcttttctaaaatcatatttatttatgttttaatatataatttttcaaaacatgtttcctttatcaattaatttgatgTTTCTTTAATAATATATGctggttaatttttttttcctaaaaataTAAGTACGTAACCAAATCGATTCTGtcggtttgactttctaaacaaaaATGCTACATTTTCAATTAACGTCTGTTTTATAGTATCATTTGCTTTATTTCTATGAATCCTTCGATATTAATTAATTTGCTTTTTTTAATGTTTTACATGGTATTAGAGTCTAAGGATTTTGTTTACCTTTAACTTCTTTGTCGCACCACTACAAAAATACAAACACTGGTTGTCGCCACCGAGTGCGAACCTTAGACAGGGTGGCGGCTACCTTCTCCTATTTTCGTTTTTCTGTTGCTAGTTTCTGTTGCATAAAGCTTCATTATCGATTGAAGACTCAAGCCACTTATTCGTATCACCAACCACTCATAGTCGAAGTACCATGCGTAAAAGAACATATTCCTTTTTTTTTCGTTGTGAAGTTGTTGCCGTGATTATTCAATAACCAAACAACGGTTATTGTGTTTTGAGTTTTGACTATTGGTTGTGGTCTTGTGGATTGCCACATGCATTGAACATTGAACGagagaaaaaaaaaggaaattgaTTGGGTGTTGGTTATCATGTTTTTGGTGTTTACGTCACATATGTTGAACCATCCACACAACAACAAGGAATTGATTGTAAATGTGTGATCACCTCACTTGTCGATATTCAGCTTCCCTACCATGGGCTGCAGTTGAAGACCCATCGTCCTTCATCAAGCCGCTCCCTACTACCATAATTGTCCGCCGCCACtctcttttgtttttatttattgtCGTCTGCTTCGGTCCACTGCTTATTGGACTACGATCCCTACTGTTGAAGCCACCTTCGGTCTGTTGCTTATTGAACCACGGTTCCTTCCTGTTATCGTCGACTTCGATCCGCCGCTCATTGGACTTCAGTCTACCGCTGCGCTGCTCGGACTACGATCTGCCGCCGCTATAACACCCGACTATTTCGTTATTTTGGTATTAGCTTGGAGTTATGTAACCAGGAATTaaacttaacctagttaattatggTTGCCGAATAATAAGAAGAAGATATTCAAGGGATGTCCAAACAAGGTAACTATCCAAACCTAAGGGACTAATATTGGCCATGATAGAAAGTTAATTATGTAAAAagcgaaaaaaaaaataataaaacaccaGGTgacaatgtgtgtgtgtgtgtggagaTTTTGGGGAGAGAGGGAGATAAGTTTCTCTAGTTCAATCCATCAAGAAATCTAGCCAAAATCAAGGAAAACTTTTAGCAATAATGAGTTTTGATGTTGAAGGGTTTATGAAAGATGAGAGTATAGTATGAAACCTTAGTAATTGAATGCAAATTAATGTtgtaatctatatctatatatatatatataaacatgataaataaggGCTGATGTGTCATGATATAAGGGCTTGGAAAATGATGTGGCATCACCATAGCACTCTAGAATTTGGTTTTGGCTCCAAAATTTCGGGTCTTTTTTTCTTTATATGGGCAGACAAGGGATCCGGATTTTGACCTGGGTATATATTGTTTCTAAACTCACGGCTTCTTCCCCAccacacaaaccctaatttcattttCAATTAGATTCCTCTCTGCCGTTTCTTCTCTACCTCTCTATTACGCTTCTGCATCTCTATCTCAAATCAATGACAAGATTTCATCTTCTTCCCTAAGATTCATCGGTTTTCATCTCTCAATTTAGGGTTTCGACTATATATTTCTTATAATCCGAAGAACACACAACCTTCATTCGCatctagggtttctgtttcttCCATCATACATCTCCTTCTCATCATCCCTAAATCTCATTCCTGAAAGATCATCAATACCAAGGTATGATTCAGTTTTTGGGCTTTTTTTAAAGGTCAAGTGTTATTTTCCGATATAATTTTGCTACTACAATCAAATTACAAGCATACTTAGTTCCTTAAAGTTTGAAGAACTAGACTTGCCTTTGAGAAAACTCGGTGAATACTCTTCAAAAGGTAAAAGGTAAGACTTCATCCATTTATACGTTTTTTTTCGCATTCTTTGAAGCCtggtaaaacatttttttttttgaattttgaatcagTGTTTACAGGTGATTGTTTTATGTAAAAACGGGTTATAAATGATGGTAACAGTCGAATGAATAAAGTTGGAATACCAGCTAAATAGGAAGCGGGCCAAACATGTTGATTGTTTTAACAGCCGCACAATGTGTTTACAAAAACCCAGattttttttaatcatttcatCAAATTAAGTACAAGGACAAACAAGTATTGGCCTCTGAACCTAACCTCTTTTTACCTATCCTATAAAGCCTGATGGTGTCTTGGCTGCCTCCTACATTTATTATCAAAAAAGGATGAGTAGATTGTAAAATTTACTTTAATATGCTATAAATGTTGATTTCAGTTTAATAAGGCTTACTTTGCAGTACTCGAGAAATTTCTACAAAGTCATGTTGGAAAATACGCCACAGGGGATGATCTTTTCCTGGTATTGTTTTTTTCTTATTCATTTTCTCTTAAATATTTGATCTTTACTAATTCAAACTTTAGATTTGGTCTAGAATCCCAACCAATTGTTGTCCATCATTTATAAAACTTAATCTAAATATGAATTAGTTATAATTAGGCCCACTTGATAAGTAATTGCAAACATCTTAGTTTATGCATGTGGAGTGTAGACAGGAGCAAGTTTTTAAAATTTCCAAGTTTTGCAGGCTGATTTGTTTCTGGCACCACAAATCCATGGTGCAATAAAGCGGTTCAACTTTGACATGGTAGGGTCTTGCTTCAACATGCCTTGAGAATTTAACATATTTCTAATTTTGTTTCACGAAATCATAAATTGATTATATGTATCGGTTGGCCCAGACACCGTACCCTCTTCTCGGTAGGTTGCATGAGGCATATATGCAGGTACCTGCTATCCAAGATGCCTTGCCTGAGAATCAACCAGACTACCCTTCTACTTGAAGATAATAATAATTCAGGTATTTTAGTTTCTGAATGGATAATCTAATTATTGTGATTTCAAGTTGCGGTAGTTAGTTTTTTGATTGTTTGAACCTTTAATCTGATTATTTATAGGCCAAATAAACTGTATCGGGTAATATGATTCATACACCTAATCTAAACCATGGTTGTCAAAGGCGCAAGGCGTCCTCAGGGCGCAAAGGGTGAGCCTTGTGCCTCAATTCAAGGCCTTAAAAAGTGAGGGCTTTTTTAAGCGAGTCGTTTATAAAGAAGTTTCATTTTTTATATGTTATTGCATTCTTTCGGATATTGTCATTgaagtttcatttttttttgtttttgcatATCATCAAAGCATCTGCTTCTCTCTTTCTAATCGATAACGTCGTCAGCGATTCTTTTGTAAACCCATTCTTTCTGTGTAAGTTTTGTATCTCCTATGGTTTATGGTTGCTCAATTTTTTTTGTTGAAAAGACACATAAAAATTAGGGTTTGATGGTGATACTAAAATGGGAGGTGAGAGTTGACGAAAGAGATACTACTTTGCTTCTCTAAATCTGTACAAAATTTGAAGTTCTGACACCAGGTGTTCGATTAAATGCTCACTCGAGATTCACTATTAATTTTGAGGTAAATTTGGTTTTCTAACATCTCTTATGTCCATGTTATAATGTGGTCAGGTGTTGGTAATAAAACCTAACTTTCTATTAACATGAGGTTGTAATAAATGTGTAGATGCGATTCAGATTGGGGTGATGTTCAAACTTTGGCGTACCAAATTGGAAGGATGGCAGGTGCTCACCTGTAACCTCCATTGTAGCCATGGCGGGCTGGCCCCTTTACACACCCTGAGCTCGGTAACTTTCCAATTCTTATGTTTCGACATGGCTTGCTAGAATCGATCAGTAGGTAAACCATAGGTGCAATATGAGCAGGTGATTTTGTTTACTctttttgatttatcatttatgAATGATTGTGACATGATTATGAATAATATGCATTTGAATGCAATTTGTTGCAGGTTGGTGTTGATAATAAGACCTTTTTTTTTCTATTGACATGAGGCTGTGATGAACGTGTATATGCGATTCAGATTGGGGTGCTGCTTAAACCTTCGCGTGGCAAATTGGATGGATGGCAGGTGATCACCTGCAACCTCCAATGCAGACATGTTGGGTTGACCCCTTTACACCCCACTAATTTACGCTTTATGATTTTTCAATTATACGCATATGAATGCAATCTGAGAATTGAATAACTTTTACCTTCTCACTTTGATATCCAGGTAATATTGTGTTTAGGTGTAGATAATAAGTCCTAATTTTgtatttaattagtatttaataCTTTTGGATTAGCTTTTATGCTTATGTTTTCTGTTTCACCATCATATTAGGGACCAAAATGGAAgcaattttttttgtttctttctaAAAAATAGCTAATAGGCTTTTGGGCTGTTTAGCGTCACTCTGCAAACGCCAAGTCATGAGGTGCATTTGTAGTCTCGAAACCAATTGAATTCACTGGCACttcactttcttttgttttcaattttttattttgttactgttatttaaaaaaacgtaaaaagaATACCAACAAAGCGTATTTGTTGTGGTTATACATTACAACTATATTTTTTTGTTCTCTTTCGAACGCATCGAACCCGACCGGTTCCACCCACCTTACATACTGTTTCAGCATCAGTGAAGCTTTCTTCCAATCTAAGGGTTGTTGAAACTATTGTTGAGTGGGGTTTATGTTCATCATACTTGAGCAGTTCTGTTTAATATAGTCAAATTAAGTTTTTACAAATTTGAGTAAAAATTTATTCTTATCTGATTTACTTTACTAATGTACTTTCAAACTGATGCAGATCAAAACTAAATAGATCAGATGTGACTTATCAATGTCTGAAGTGAGCTCATGAATAACGTCCATTAATGATCAAGGTAATATGCATACATCAAAATTTGTTCATCCGCTTCTTCCTTCTATGCCAAAACCACCATTCTCCGCTTGATTAATTGGTGAATCAGGTAACAAATCCTTCGCTCCTTATTTTTATGATGTATATATGTGGCGCTGATGCGTTGCAAGAGTTTGGGTTGTAATTGGGAGCTTATGTATATGAGTTAAGGTTAAATCTTCAGTATAAAGTTTGAGATTTTTAAATCACCGACATGAAGTTCCTTTTTATATATGAATGGGTCGATTTGAGTTGCAATTCTATCTAAATTTACCAAAAGTGTCAAATAATTTTTCTAATATGTCAAATAAAAGTTTGGGAGTTTGTAGAATTTTGAAATTTGTTCGTGATATTTGGTTAAccctatgttgtcaaaagcgcaaaaagcgcgcgcctaggcgctCGGGCGCAGCGAGGCGCACCAATAGCGCCTGGTGGTAGGCTAGGCGCAAAACTGGGCTTTTTTCAAAAAAACGGCATCCAGGCGTGCGCTTGGTGTTAGGCGCAGGCGACTCCAGGCGCTCTTCTGGCAAAATTTTGGCCAAAAAAAGTTTCCGGCTACCTTCCAGTCAAATTCCGGCCAAAAGTAAGCCTGAACTCGCCGGAATTGTTTCAGATACATACATGAAGAGAGAAGAAGGGTAGAAAAGAGATGAGGTTAAAAGAAAGATGCTTGCTTTTGTATTTAATTGAGATGAAACGTGATTTAGCACTGTTTATAAACAGTGAACAGTGAAACATGACCTTGACTGAAGATAAGAGTTACTCACAATGTAGAGTTTGACCCTAAAAGTGGACCAAGAAGTCTAGAAGTGCAGAATCCATCTAACATCTTAcctaaaaagtataaaaagttaAGTAATATTTagtttttaaaattgtttatGGTTAGATTATGAGGTGTTTATTattaaaacttatattattaatttttttacgtctattatatatatatatatatatatatatatatttttttatttttactattTATGCGTTTTGCTTATCTTAGCCCCTAGCTACATGATCTTAAATGacatatataatagtttttttatatgtggaatcttatttattttcaaagcataacatattttttatatttttttctctatgtgcgctttttttcaaaaaaaccacgctttttttgcgccttgcgcctaggctccgggcgaggccGATGTGCCTCGTctgcgccttgcgtctttgacaacatgTTAACCTGAATGTAGATGTCAACTCCAAAGTTGATTTTGATGTTTTGAGTTTGGTCTATGAACAACTGGTAATTAGGTTGATTATGATTTGACGGTGAAATTGCTCTGTGATGCTGTTATTTGATTAGGTTTTTGTCGGTAGTGTGAATGTGTGACTGAATCGTACGTTTTGATTTAAACCTATAGAGTAAGTAATGTATATGatatttttattgttattgttataatTTCTTTGTCTTTGGATTAGTGTCGGCATTGTTTATGTTTCGTATTCGGATTGTAGCGCAAAGAAGTGCGAGTTAGTTCCAAGTGTTGTTTAACTTTTGCTATGAGTAGACTGATAGTTTTGTGAATGTATTGTTGAATTTATGGTTTACTGTGTATTTAACATCATATATTGTGAATAAATCATTAATATGTACTTATATAGTGAGTTTGTTGAGTAACTGTGAGAAATTTGGTTACATTTGAGCTGGAAATGTGATGGTTTAATTTGGACTTTAATTGATTAGATCTTGAAGTTATGAATCTAACTAATGACATGTATAGTTATCATGTTTGATAATTCAAGTTAATATTAAGTGGATCTCGGTTTTAGATAGTCGAGTACTTAAGGAAACATAGAAAGTTGTTATTCatattttgaaatatttaaattatttatgtatccaattttGAGTTGTTTGTTGTATTGTTAGGCAAGGACAAATCAATTGTCTTTTGGAACATTCATGATCATATATCTACATTAGCAGCACAACCAAAGACTATGGGCCTGGTGATAAGCCTTCTGAGAGCCCTATTTGTATTAATAGGGTGTTTAGAAGGTGATTATGTGAGCCACATGTGATCCATCTTGACATTTATTTGCATTAATAGGGTGTTTAGAAGGTGATTATGTGAAAATAACCCAAACCCGTTTAGAATAAAGTCAAGCCTACGAGTTTTGTCTTTTGTGTTAAAATTCTCATTCCCAACTTTGTAATGTTTTTTAAGTTGATCGTGTTGTTATTTGCTTATTTCGGCTCTCTGATTTCAGTCTTGCTAAATGGGCTACACGAACCGGACTGCAAATAACCTCTACTAATGTTGCTGGCACATTCAGGTTTGCATCTTCAATTTCAACTTCCAATTTTTGTGTTaaaaactttgcataaagttcCTCCATTCTTATCTCTAGATTATATTAATATGAAAGTGGCTTAATTGGATATGAACTTATACAATGTAGTTATTTGGCTCCTGAGTATTTTATGCACGGAAAAGTTACGGAGAAAATTGATGTGTATGCATTTTGTGTTGTGCTTCTTGAGCTTCTTACCGGAAGGAAGCCGATAAGCAATGGACATCCAAAGGGTGAAGAGAGTTTGGTTATGTGGGTATGTAACTCAAATACGCTTTTCTTTTTAATCTTTGGTTGTTTTTATGTTAAAAAAGACAAATTTGTTCGTGTTTAGGCAAAGCCAGTTCTGAATAGCGGGAAATTTTCAAGATTGTTGGACCCCATTTTGGGTGTTGACTATGATGTTTACCAAATGGAGTGCATGGCTCTTGCTGCTATGCTTTGTATCAGAAGTGTGTCCGTGACAGGGTTGATGTTTTTGACACGAATAAATATGTGAGTTGTGTTCAGGTTGAACAAGTCAACCTGGCAGCCCACCAAGGTGACCTGATTGACACCGTTGGTACTGATAGTAGTTTATCAACTCGAGTTGAATTGAATTGAATTCCTCCTCTGGTAGATTCTCAAACTGCTTAAAGGTGAAGTGGAGGTGACAAAATGGGCCCGGCAAGAACTTGACTAAATTGGAACCTATATTGGAATTCGTTTTTTGATTAGTACTGTTATTGTTATTTCATTTATACATTTATGATCAgtttaaattaaattttcctgCTCGGGAAGTTCCCGGGTTATAACCTATCCtttatatatacaaaaaaaacattacatataCACATCTtccttttttatgtttttatgacTCTTTACAACTAGAAAAACTTTAAGAAACCGAACTAAAAATCTTTGATGTAGATAAGGGAAAGAGGATACTTTAGAGGTTAAAAATgttatttatatacttttatttattgtaaattaaattttcctacccggaaagtttccgggttataacctagtagtGTTATAATAAttatgtttaaatacttgaacaatttagagAATGAACTCTTGCATGATTAGATGAATTACCTTGATAACTTAAAATTTGTGTTAGCTAGATGTTAAGGAATGTATTAATTTGTCGAGTTGCAAAAACATTTTGGTTGGCAAATTTAGTTAATATGATAATTTAATAATGATGTCCACCAAGTGTTCAATAAAATGCCTAACTGAGTTTTTATTAGAGTAAAAATCATGTTACATCCTTGATTTTAAAAATTAGAAGTAAATTACTCGAGGACCTAATAAGGTTGAGGCTTATATGGTTGGAAAGGTCTTTGAGATGACTTCAGTTCACTTTTAGAAAGGAAGAACTAATTCGtaagttaaacatgtcaaaatttATGATTTCGGCAGCTATGCAGTTTCTGAACATGCTGTTTGGGACCATTTTCTGTTGTCCTGATATTTAAAAAATCGTATAAAATCATAGAAAAATCGCCAGAAGGTGTACTATACATGCTTGGAAAGGTATTTGAGTCTCCTATAATCCATCTTTTGAACATGAAAAGCCGATTTAAATGTTAAAGATGTCAAAATGTGTCGTGAATAGTTGCTTCACAAAAGTGCAACACTGAAAATGCGGCCTTTATAAAAGCTTAACTAATGGCGGATAATGAGGCCCAGATTGTTCTAGATATGCATATGAACTTTAAGGAATAATTCACACTTAATAGGTGTGATTAAGAGTCTGCAAGTAGTTGCATTAATGTGAATAAAGGGGAATAAATTGTtggtatatgtatgtatatatgttaaTTGGCAGCTTGACTTCTAAAAATCAAATTGTCCTATAATAGAATTGAATGATAAATATTGTATAAATCCATAAGGTGTGATAGATATGATGTTGGATGACTAATCTAATCATCTTGTGGATATGTTGTGATAGCTTAACTCTTGAAAAACTAGCTGGGAGCTTGCAGAGGAATATGTGAAACGGGTCAAGTGCGCAAGGAAGCTCAAACGGACTCAACATAAGTAAAGCTTATGCCTTCTGGAATAAAACCACTACTTATGTGATGGAAAATATTTTGGTTGATAGCGAGGGTTATTACAATAGATTGAAATGACTAAGAACCGGATGTGGTTAGCCGGTTAATTGTTAAGATAAGACCCTATGGTGTAAATCATATATGGGTCAAATGATCATATATTGGTGAAAAAGGACGAATTGTTAACCATAAATGGGTAAAAGTTATAATGCATCATATATTGGCGATAAACGATGAATTGTTAAGTTAAGACCCGATGGTGTAAGCCATGAATGGGTCAAATGGGTAAAATTACGAGCGATTGCAATCTATATGGTTTTATGCTTATGTTAAATCAATTGAGATAAAAAAGGAAACATGATTGTTTAATAATGTAACAGGCCCATTAAACCATAATGGGGGTTCAATCACTTAAGAGGGTTATTGATGAGAGTTAATAA is from Helianthus annuus cultivar XRQ/B chromosome 9, HanXRQr2.0-SUNRISE, whole genome shotgun sequence and encodes:
- the LOC110876691 gene encoding probable serine/threonine-protein kinase PBL26 encodes the protein MGKVWRVRRVEVPLTEKQLEGLIRRFDTDGDGKISRNELRAGFKGLGLRLAGFKAGCAVRYVDADGDGYISDDEINQLAKYVFNSTTKDYGPGDKPSESPICINRVFRSLAKWATRTGLQITSTNVAGTFSYLAPEYFMHGKVTEKIDVYAFCVVLLELLTGRKPISNGHPKGEESLVMWAKPVLNSGKFSRLLDPILGVDYDVYQMECMALAAMLCIRSVSVTGLMFLTRINM